The following are encoded in a window of Mycobacterium vicinigordonae genomic DNA:
- a CDS encoding acyl-CoA dehydrogenase family protein, with protein sequence MAPLGEPQPDAAGSIQLRQLIRDFIQADAEEFGWEPEVDSWLGQWDPAFSQRLARAGFLGLTIPRRYGGRGLSHLDRYVVTEELLAAGAPIAAHWVADRQFAPSVLVHGTEEQRQRWLPEIAAGHLYTALGFSEPGAGSDLAAAQTKAARTDGGWLLRGTKVWTSGAHHAHLIAVLARTSPPDPKHRHAGFTEFLIARETPGVVISAVELMSGEHHFNEVTFDDAFVPDTDVLGEVGNGWAQVTSELSVERSGPERFLSTAPLITTAVGELAQMVPDDGTAAAVGALLAELMSLRQLSMTVSEELQNGHDAASRAALVKDMGTEFEQRSVDVIAELLADRTLSIRLQQQLATALLHKPLFTLRGGTNEVLRGVVARRMGLR encoded by the coding sequence GTGGCACCGCTGGGGGAACCACAACCAGACGCCGCGGGATCGATCCAGCTACGGCAGCTGATACGCGATTTCATCCAGGCCGACGCCGAGGAATTCGGCTGGGAGCCCGAGGTCGACTCGTGGCTGGGTCAGTGGGATCCGGCGTTCAGTCAACGGCTGGCACGCGCGGGCTTTCTCGGGTTGACGATTCCGCGACGCTACGGCGGTCGGGGCCTTAGCCACCTCGACCGGTACGTGGTCACCGAGGAACTGCTCGCCGCGGGCGCACCGATTGCGGCCCACTGGGTCGCCGATCGCCAGTTCGCGCCGAGCGTCTTGGTGCACGGAACCGAAGAGCAGCGCCAGCGATGGCTGCCCGAGATCGCGGCTGGACACCTTTACACTGCGCTCGGGTTCAGCGAGCCGGGCGCAGGCTCAGATCTCGCCGCCGCCCAAACCAAGGCCGCCCGCACCGACGGCGGCTGGTTGCTCCGTGGCACCAAAGTATGGACGAGTGGCGCACACCACGCGCATCTGATCGCTGTCCTTGCCCGCACCAGTCCACCTGATCCGAAGCACCGGCACGCGGGGTTCACCGAATTTCTCATTGCCCGCGAAACACCGGGCGTCGTGATCAGCGCAGTCGAACTGATGTCGGGCGAGCATCATTTCAATGAAGTGACCTTCGACGACGCCTTCGTCCCCGATACCGACGTGCTCGGTGAGGTCGGCAACGGCTGGGCGCAGGTCACTTCAGAGCTGTCAGTGGAACGCAGCGGCCCGGAGCGATTTTTGTCCACTGCGCCGCTCATCACAACGGCAGTCGGGGAGCTGGCCCAGATGGTGCCCGATGACGGCACCGCCGCGGCGGTCGGGGCGTTACTCGCGGAGCTGATGTCACTACGTCAATTGTCGATGACGGTGTCCGAGGAGTTGCAGAACGGCCACGATGCCGCTAGCCGCGCTGCGCTGGTAAAGGACATGGGCACCGAGTTCGAACAGCGCTCAGTCGATGTCATCGCAGAGTTGCTCGCCGATCGCACGTTGTCGATCCGGCTGCAGCAGCAGTTGGCCACCGCACTCCTACACAAACCGTTGTTCACGCTGCGCGGCGGCACTAACGAGGTTCTGCGCGGCGTCGTCGCGCGCAGGATGGGATTGCGATGA
- a CDS encoding acyl-CoA dehydrogenase family protein: MSSWLAGGVFEDAPQDNHSALRELVREIGQRAHRMHRPGAVEFDRRLWRTLEDSDLTRLTSSHDPDAGAGELAVVLHGLSRQAIGEPVADTDLLAAWLADAAGLSVPQRGPLSVAIANGRIDDDRLHATSDAVPWARHVAALVLLARTADGYLAGVIDAGGARIEPARNLAGEPRDRVIIDVGVAELRRIDAARSRELIRRGAWARCIQILGTLDAAAELTVAHTRDRIQFGRPLKDFQTVQHALVAMAGDIERARVATTAAVAASCQHGFASAHTDFAVTTAKVVVGRVVPRVTTVGHQLHGAIGATAEHSLWQSTLRAQSWVGEFGSTRECATKLGRVALAHAGGRASLWEFLTKDTSVSPGTSGRQNNSP; the protein is encoded by the coding sequence ATGAGCAGCTGGCTGGCGGGGGGTGTGTTCGAGGATGCGCCGCAGGACAACCACTCAGCACTTCGGGAACTGGTCCGCGAGATCGGGCAGCGAGCCCACCGGATGCACCGGCCGGGCGCCGTTGAGTTCGACCGAAGACTGTGGCGGACGCTCGAGGACAGTGACCTCACGCGATTGACAAGCTCGCACGATCCAGACGCCGGGGCAGGAGAGCTAGCCGTCGTGCTTCACGGCTTGTCTCGCCAGGCAATCGGGGAACCGGTCGCGGACACGGATCTACTGGCGGCCTGGCTGGCCGATGCCGCCGGCCTGTCCGTCCCGCAGCGAGGCCCGCTGTCGGTGGCTATCGCCAACGGAAGGATCGACGACGACCGCCTTCACGCCACCAGCGACGCGGTGCCGTGGGCGAGGCACGTGGCGGCGTTGGTTCTCCTGGCGCGCACGGCCGATGGCTACTTGGCCGGAGTTATCGATGCCGGCGGTGCGCGGATCGAGCCGGCGCGCAACCTTGCGGGCGAACCGCGCGACCGTGTGATCATCGACGTCGGCGTGGCCGAACTGCGTCGCATTGACGCCGCGCGATCCCGCGAACTGATCCGCAGAGGCGCGTGGGCGCGCTGTATCCAAATCCTCGGGACGCTCGACGCTGCGGCAGAGCTGACGGTGGCCCACACGCGCGACCGGATTCAATTCGGGCGGCCTCTCAAGGACTTTCAAACCGTTCAGCACGCGCTGGTCGCAATGGCCGGCGACATCGAACGCGCGCGGGTGGCTACTACCGCGGCGGTTGCGGCGTCATGTCAGCACGGTTTCGCCTCCGCCCACACGGATTTCGCGGTGACTACTGCCAAGGTAGTGGTCGGTCGCGTTGTTCCGCGAGTCACAACAGTTGGCCATCAACTGCACGGCGCCATCGGCGCAACCGCTGAACACTCGTTGTGGCAGTCGACTTTGCGAGCGCAAAGCTGGGTCGGCGAATTCGGGTCGACCCGCGAGTGTGCCACCAAACTTGGGCGAGTCGCGCTCGCGCATGCGGGCGGTCGCGCGTCGTTATGGGAATTCTTGACCAAGGACACCAGCGTGTCGCCGGGAACGTCTGGACGACAGAACAATTCGCCATAG
- a CDS encoding acyl-CoA dehydrogenase family protein, with amino-acid sequence MKKRAYEAEHKAFRETVRQFIERELQPHAQRWEAEGIVDRSAFVAAGKYGLVGFNIPEEFGGGGVNDFRFNAVIDEELARYGGPSPGLSLVNDVVGPYFTSLCNDEQSKRWLPGIARGETILAVAMSEPGAGSDLAGIRTSAVRDGDDWVIDGNKTFISSGINADLVVVVCRTDPDAGHKGFTLLVVERGMAGFIRGRKLHKMGLGYQDTAELTFDSVRVPVSNVLGQEGRGFYHLMHNLPSERLSIAISGVATAREAWRQTLQYAKDRHAFGQPIGSFQHNRFLLAELDTELEIAEQYLDRCLLAVVEGELTAVEAAKAKWWCTEVALKVIDRCVQLHGGYGYMMEYRVARDYVDNRILTILGGSTEIMKEIIGRDLGL; translated from the coding sequence ATGAAGAAGAGGGCGTACGAAGCCGAGCACAAGGCCTTCCGCGAGACCGTGCGGCAGTTCATCGAGCGCGAACTCCAGCCCCATGCGCAACGCTGGGAAGCAGAAGGGATCGTCGATCGCAGCGCGTTCGTCGCCGCGGGCAAGTACGGTCTCGTCGGATTCAACATCCCAGAGGAATTCGGGGGAGGCGGAGTAAACGACTTCCGCTTCAACGCGGTGATTGACGAAGAACTCGCCCGGTACGGGGGCCCGTCACCGGGCTTGAGTCTGGTAAATGACGTGGTCGGCCCTTACTTCACGTCGCTGTGCAACGACGAGCAGAGTAAGCGTTGGCTTCCTGGGATCGCCAGGGGGGAAACGATTCTGGCGGTGGCGATGAGCGAGCCGGGCGCCGGGAGCGATCTTGCGGGAATCCGGACGTCGGCGGTTCGCGACGGCGACGACTGGGTCATCGACGGAAATAAGACCTTCATTAGTTCGGGAATCAACGCTGATCTCGTGGTGGTGGTTTGTCGGACCGATCCAGATGCGGGCCACAAGGGATTCACCTTGTTGGTCGTGGAACGCGGTATGGCGGGTTTCATCCGCGGACGCAAACTTCACAAGATGGGCCTGGGCTACCAGGACACGGCCGAGCTGACGTTCGACAGTGTCCGGGTGCCTGTGAGCAACGTGCTGGGGCAGGAGGGGCGCGGGTTTTACCACCTGATGCATAACCTGCCCTCTGAACGGCTCTCGATCGCGATTTCAGGTGTCGCGACTGCGCGCGAAGCCTGGCGTCAGACACTGCAATATGCCAAGGATCGACACGCGTTCGGTCAACCGATCGGCAGTTTTCAGCACAATCGTTTTCTGCTTGCCGAATTGGACACCGAGCTCGAGATCGCCGAGCAGTATCTGGACCGCTGCTTGCTCGCCGTGGTCGAAGGTGAGCTCACGGCCGTGGAGGCGGCTAAAGCGAAGTGGTGGTGCACCGAGGTCGCTCTTAAGGTGATCGACCGGTGCGTGCAGCTGCACGGCGGTTACGGCTACATGATGGAGTACCGCGTTGCCCGTGATTATGTGGACAACCGCATACTGACGATTTTGGGCGGCAGCACCGAGATCATGAAGGAGATCATCGGCCGTGACCTCGGATTGTGA
- a CDS encoding cytochrome P450, with protein sequence MTSVNQTSANTSSIPHISWPELPFAEDRAVGWAALRDAGPVVYEDPWYYFTRREDVLEALRNPEVFSSKKAYDVLGSPLPLLPLSYDPPEHTRYRKILQPFFSPGTLSKILPSLQQQAIDIIKRACADDRCEVISELAMPYPSQVFLTMFGLPLADRDRLIAWKDAVIHLSEIPDMANADLTPALELFAYLTESIADHRANPRDDLLSSLLGGADPLDDNEALGLAFLFILAGLDTVTGALGMALLELARNREICTHLRTHPQDTRLFVEEMVRLEPPAPLVVRATTREVQVGGMTVPAGSLVKLCMGGINRDESDDTSANHIVMDGKVHKHWGFGGGPHRCLGSHLARMELTLIVNEWLARVPDFSVEPGFVPCINWPANTFGLARLPLLLHK encoded by the coding sequence ATGACCAGCGTTAACCAGACCAGCGCCAACACAAGCTCGATCCCCCACATCTCATGGCCCGAGCTGCCGTTCGCCGAGGATCGCGCCGTTGGATGGGCGGCACTCAGGGACGCCGGACCGGTCGTATACGAGGATCCCTGGTACTACTTCACTCGTCGTGAGGATGTTCTCGAAGCCTTGCGCAACCCGGAGGTCTTCTCGTCGAAGAAGGCCTACGATGTGCTTGGCAGCCCGTTGCCCTTGCTTCCGTTGTCCTACGACCCTCCCGAACACACCCGCTACCGCAAGATTCTGCAGCCCTTCTTCAGCCCAGGAACGCTGTCGAAGATCCTGCCGTCCCTGCAACAGCAGGCAATTGACATCATCAAACGAGCGTGCGCGGATGACCGCTGCGAGGTGATCTCCGAACTTGCCATGCCCTACCCTTCGCAGGTTTTCCTAACCATGTTCGGTCTTCCTTTGGCTGACCGCGATCGCCTCATCGCCTGGAAAGACGCGGTTATCCACCTGTCGGAAATTCCGGATATGGCAAACGCCGACCTGACGCCGGCCTTGGAGCTTTTCGCGTACCTGACTGAGTCCATCGCCGACCACCGGGCCAATCCACGCGATGACCTGTTGTCCAGCTTGCTCGGGGGCGCCGATCCCCTCGACGACAACGAAGCCCTGGGATTGGCCTTCCTCTTCATCCTGGCAGGCCTCGACACTGTCACCGGCGCCCTAGGGATGGCTCTGCTAGAGCTCGCGCGCAATCGCGAGATATGCACGCATTTGCGCACACATCCCCAGGACACACGACTTTTCGTGGAAGAAATGGTGCGACTGGAACCCCCCGCCCCGCTTGTGGTGCGCGCTACCACACGTGAAGTGCAGGTCGGCGGCATGACCGTTCCGGCGGGATCCCTTGTCAAGCTGTGCATGGGCGGCATCAACCGCGACGAAAGTGACGATACGTCGGCCAACCATATCGTCATGGACGGAAAGGTGCACAAGCACTGGGGTTTCGGTGGAGGCCCACACCGGTGTCTGGGTTCGCACCTCGCCCGCATGGAACTCACGCTCATCGTCAATGAATGGCTGGCACGAGTGCCGGACTTCAGTGTGGAGCCCGGTTTCGTACCCTGCATTAACTGGCCGGCGAATACATTCGGCCTCGCGAGGCTTCCACTGCTTCTCCACAAATAG
- a CDS encoding aldehyde dehydrogenase family protein: protein MTASSVAATTVQFNPETRLYIDGRLRDAASGRTAENINPATEEVLGLATDAGAEDMDEAIAAARRAFDTTDWSTNPDFRQHCLMQLHDALQQDREDMRAELIAEVGAPLGFTYLAQLDWPLADALRWPAEYISQFGWERQLDVDDKFGVPYHRAVVKEPMGVVGAITPWNVPFEIIANKVGQILATGNTMVLKPAMETPWNALRWGRVIAERTDIPRGVVNIVPASDNSVAQRLLTDSRVDMISFTGSTVVGELIQRLSASTMKRNLLELGGKSAFLLLDDADLNATVPGCIAALMNAGQGCALTTRMLVPSQFYETAVEIATASFSSVSCGDPGDPANLYGPVISAKQYDRVMGYLQIAKEEGARITTGGGRPKGLDRGYFIAPTVLADVAPQHRVFQEEIFGPVLTVTPYDGGDDGAVEMANNSMYGLAGTVMGSTDRAMAVARRIRAGSINVNSALYYGADAPFGGYKMSGIGRQNGVEGFEQHLQTKVIAYPVD from the coding sequence ATGACGGCTTCATCGGTCGCTGCCACCACGGTCCAATTCAATCCCGAGACCAGGTTGTACATCGACGGTCGATTACGCGATGCGGCGAGCGGTCGCACCGCTGAGAACATCAATCCGGCCACTGAGGAGGTCCTCGGTCTGGCGACGGACGCGGGGGCAGAGGACATGGACGAGGCGATCGCTGCGGCCCGCCGTGCCTTCGATACCACCGACTGGTCGACGAACCCCGACTTCCGCCAGCACTGTCTGATGCAGTTGCACGATGCGCTGCAGCAGGATCGCGAGGATATGCGTGCCGAGCTCATCGCAGAGGTGGGGGCCCCACTCGGCTTCACCTACTTGGCACAGCTGGACTGGCCGCTGGCCGATGCGCTGCGTTGGCCCGCAGAGTACATCTCGCAATTCGGTTGGGAACGACAGCTCGATGTCGACGACAAGTTTGGGGTGCCCTACCATCGCGCGGTCGTCAAAGAGCCGATGGGTGTGGTCGGCGCGATCACTCCGTGGAACGTTCCGTTCGAGATCATCGCTAATAAGGTTGGACAGATCCTCGCCACCGGCAACACGATGGTCCTCAAGCCAGCGATGGAGACGCCGTGGAACGCGTTGCGTTGGGGCCGGGTCATCGCCGAGAGGACCGACATTCCCCGGGGTGTGGTCAACATCGTTCCGGCTTCGGACAACAGCGTCGCGCAGCGGCTGCTCACCGACTCGCGGGTGGACATGATTTCGTTCACCGGCTCCACGGTGGTCGGCGAACTGATTCAGCGGTTGTCCGCCTCGACGATGAAGCGCAACCTACTCGAACTCGGCGGCAAGTCGGCCTTCCTGCTGCTCGACGACGCGGACCTGAATGCGACGGTGCCCGGCTGCATCGCCGCATTGATGAATGCCGGTCAGGGATGCGCACTGACGACCAGGATGCTGGTGCCCAGCCAGTTCTATGAGACGGCCGTCGAGATCGCGACTGCCTCGTTCTCCTCAGTGTCTTGCGGTGATCCCGGCGACCCCGCCAACCTCTACGGTCCGGTCATCTCAGCCAAGCAGTATGACCGAGTGATGGGTTACCTGCAGATCGCGAAGGAAGAGGGTGCACGGATCACCACCGGCGGCGGCAGACCCAAAGGGCTCGACAGGGGCTACTTCATCGCCCCCACGGTGCTCGCCGACGTGGCACCGCAGCACCGCGTTTTCCAGGAGGAGATCTTCGGGCCGGTGCTGACCGTAACCCCGTACGACGGCGGCGACGACGGGGCTGTCGAGATGGCGAACAACTCCATGTACGGGCTGGCCGGCACCGTCATGGGTTCTACAGACCGGGCGATGGCCGTCGCGCGCCGTATCCGCGCCGGGTCGATCAACGTCAATTCCGCCTTGTACTACGGCGCGGACGCGCCCTTCGGGGGCTACAAGATGAGCGGCATCGGCAGGCAAAACGGCGTCGAAGGATTCGAACAGCACCTGCAGACCAAAGTGATCGCGTACCCCGTCGACTGA
- a CDS encoding CaiB/BaiF CoA transferase family protein, with protein sequence MTDILSGIRVVELASWTFVPSAGAVLADWGADVIKIEHPETGDPQRGLISSGVVASGGGVNHFIEQPNRGKRSIGIDTSGPDGLELLMRLIETADVFLTNLLPDSRRRMGVDVEQVRTRNPRIIYARGHGYGAKGDLASQGGFDLAAYWARGGIADAYAVGDGSYPPVQRPAFGDVYGGLAIAGGIAAALVKRERTGETSVVDVSLLSSAIWQLGMDIVGSGVTGRDIPKFNLEEMPNPVASVYKTRDGRFIALVLLQSDRFWSEFCTRLGRPELIDDERFANAVARFGNRKECIAKLRAAFESEDLSHWEKALAGFGGVWDVVRTAHEVNNDPQALANGYLPRVTDTNNNEFAVAASPVQFDETPLRLTCAPNHGEHTDALLTELGFSEDEIIEFKINSVVL encoded by the coding sequence ATGACCGACATTCTCAGTGGGATACGCGTCGTCGAGTTGGCGTCGTGGACCTTCGTTCCCTCCGCCGGTGCTGTGCTTGCGGACTGGGGAGCCGACGTCATCAAGATCGAGCACCCCGAAACCGGTGATCCCCAGCGCGGCCTGATCAGCTCAGGCGTCGTCGCCAGCGGGGGCGGCGTCAACCACTTCATCGAGCAACCAAATCGCGGCAAGCGCAGCATCGGTATCGATACGTCGGGCCCCGACGGACTTGAGCTACTGATGAGGCTGATCGAGACTGCCGACGTGTTCCTGACCAACTTGTTGCCCGATTCTCGTCGGCGTATGGGCGTGGACGTCGAACAGGTGCGGACCCGAAACCCCAGGATCATCTATGCGCGCGGGCACGGCTACGGAGCCAAGGGGGATCTGGCTTCCCAGGGCGGGTTCGACCTCGCCGCCTACTGGGCGCGGGGCGGGATCGCTGACGCGTATGCCGTCGGTGACGGTTCCTACCCGCCGGTCCAGCGGCCCGCGTTCGGCGACGTCTACGGAGGACTGGCGATAGCAGGCGGTATCGCAGCGGCACTGGTAAAGCGCGAACGCACCGGCGAGACTTCGGTGGTCGACGTCTCGCTTCTGAGCTCCGCCATTTGGCAACTGGGGATGGATATCGTGGGTTCAGGCGTCACAGGCCGGGATATCCCGAAGTTCAACTTGGAAGAAATGCCGAATCCGGTTGCCAGCGTTTACAAGACCCGAGACGGCCGGTTTATTGCTTTGGTGCTCTTGCAGTCAGACCGGTTCTGGTCGGAGTTCTGCACGCGCCTGGGCAGACCCGAGCTGATTGACGATGAGCGCTTCGCCAACGCCGTCGCGCGGTTCGGCAATCGCAAAGAGTGTATTGCAAAGCTGCGAGCCGCCTTTGAGTCCGAAGATCTAAGCCACTGGGAGAAGGCCCTCGCCGGCTTTGGCGGAGTGTGGGACGTGGTGCGCACCGCCCACGAGGTGAACAACGACCCGCAGGCCCTCGCCAACGGATACCTGCCACGCGTGACCGACACAAACAACAACGAGTTCGCGGTGGCGGCGAGCCCCGTCCAGTTCGATGAGACTCCATTGAGATTGACGTGTGCACCTAACCACGGCGAGCATACTGACGCGCTACTCACCGAATTGGGGTTTAGCGAGGACGAGATCATCGAGTTCAAGATTAATTCTGTGGTCCTGTGA
- a CDS encoding VOC family protein: MTLAGGARVGDCLARRFLHVNLNCASLEATEEIYGKAMDLVARMRTDPTVASDGSVLGLDGETYCETAFLYDSRGARGGCALEIIEYRVPVLARDTDTNPARPGIRAAHLAVSDLHRTAATLRRAGLTVGEPIDGLIGGVTSILAVDHDGVVIELSQIEGGGASNLVQFNGIRICAIDAAATGSFLRAIGFAELMPPIAVPVAGEQLSPHGPTDTVDCVVGRYALAEDRHQFSLVVVEHPNTDSAPVPWGGNRQGIYRCALRVESVHDALAQIPDHVEQVGSPVWIPLPGTKIDGLYVAFLRSPEGVVFELVERPLAYFS; the protein is encoded by the coding sequence ATGACTCTCGCTGGCGGAGCTCGCGTGGGGGACTGTCTCGCGCGACGATTTCTCCACGTCAATCTCAACTGCGCCTCGCTGGAGGCAACCGAAGAGATCTACGGGAAGGCTATGGATCTCGTCGCGCGGATGCGTACCGACCCGACCGTAGCCTCCGACGGTTCGGTCCTGGGGCTCGACGGCGAAACCTATTGCGAGACAGCGTTCTTATATGATTCGCGAGGTGCACGGGGTGGCTGCGCCCTGGAGATCATCGAGTACCGCGTCCCTGTGCTGGCGCGCGATACCGACACCAACCCCGCGCGTCCCGGCATCCGGGCAGCACACCTGGCGGTCTCCGACCTGCATAGAACTGCTGCGACATTGCGCCGTGCTGGGCTCACAGTAGGCGAGCCAATCGATGGCCTGATCGGTGGCGTCACGTCGATTCTCGCCGTCGATCATGACGGGGTAGTCATAGAATTGTCCCAGATCGAAGGCGGCGGCGCGTCGAACCTGGTGCAGTTCAACGGCATCCGAATCTGCGCGATCGACGCGGCAGCGACCGGCAGTTTCCTTCGTGCCATCGGATTCGCGGAGCTGATGCCTCCCATCGCCGTTCCTGTCGCCGGCGAGCAGCTTAGCCCTCACGGACCGACCGACACGGTGGACTGTGTGGTCGGCCGGTATGCCCTCGCCGAGGATCGTCATCAATTCTCGCTAGTGGTTGTCGAGCATCCAAACACTGATTCCGCGCCGGTGCCGTGGGGGGGCAACCGTCAGGGAATCTACCGCTGCGCGCTGCGGGTCGAAAGCGTGCACGATGCCCTCGCTCAGATTCCCGATCACGTTGAGCAGGTGGGCAGTCCAGTCTGGATTCCTTTGCCGGGAACCAAGATTGACGGCTTGTACGTAGCGTTTCTGCGGTCCCCTGAGGGCGTCGTGTTCGAGCTGGTCGAGCGGCCGCTCGCCTACTTCAGCTGA
- a CDS encoding SDR family NAD(P)-dependent oxidoreductase, which produces MGSLEGRVVLVTGGGRGIGRAHCLELAAHGAAVVVNDPGVSRDGTASDNADGPAAQVVSEIEAAGGRAVAHTGSVASWDDAADMVSTAVRQFGTLTGVVNNAGIVRDAMITSATEADFDAVTAVHLKGTFAVTKHACDYWRSQAKQGNPVDARIVNTVSGAGLWGNVGQSAYGAAKAAIANLTLVTAMEMRRYNVSANAISPLAVTRISEGFFGADKAADPALDPARSSAVVAWLQSAESAWLTGQILRVNGSSLSRIVGFSEAPQRYHAKDQNHLQYSEVGQAVSWLWDTLPRGLAGPLLPT; this is translated from the coding sequence ATGGGGTCACTCGAGGGACGGGTTGTGCTCGTCACCGGCGGCGGGCGTGGCATCGGCCGTGCCCACTGTCTGGAGCTGGCCGCGCACGGTGCCGCGGTGGTGGTGAATGATCCCGGCGTCAGCCGTGACGGCACCGCGAGCGATAACGCGGATGGCCCTGCGGCACAAGTTGTCTCGGAAATCGAAGCAGCGGGCGGCAGGGCCGTCGCGCACACGGGCTCAGTGGCATCCTGGGATGACGCCGCCGACATGGTTAGCACCGCCGTCAGGCAGTTCGGCACGCTGACCGGCGTGGTCAACAACGCAGGAATCGTGCGAGACGCGATGATCACCAGCGCGACGGAGGCCGATTTCGATGCGGTCACGGCCGTGCATCTCAAGGGCACGTTCGCCGTCACCAAACACGCCTGCGACTACTGGCGCTCACAAGCCAAGCAGGGCAACCCCGTCGACGCCCGCATCGTCAACACCGTTTCCGGCGCAGGTCTTTGGGGCAATGTCGGCCAAAGCGCCTACGGAGCCGCCAAGGCCGCCATCGCCAACCTGACGCTGGTAACAGCAATGGAGATGCGGCGCTATAACGTGTCTGCCAACGCGATCTCGCCGTTGGCGGTCACGCGCATCAGCGAAGGCTTCTTCGGCGCTGACAAGGCCGCCGACCCGGCATTGGATCCTGCTCGTAGCTCCGCAGTCGTGGCTTGGCTCCAGTCTGCCGAGTCGGCGTGGCTGACGGGACAGATCTTGCGGGTCAACGGCAGCTCTCTGAGCCGTATCGTTGGGTTCTCCGAGGCTCCGCAGCGCTACCATGCCAAAGATCAGAATCACCTTCAGTACTCTGAGGTGGGCCAAGCGGTCAGCTGGCTTTGGGACACACTTCCCCGCGGTCTGGCCGGCCCCTTGCTGCCGACCTAG
- a CDS encoding acetyl-CoA hydrolase/transferase C-terminal domain-containing protein, whose amino-acid sequence MTVALGDGVGALGCLDDGTSVGAALSAAAREVGSVRLVIGWLPTSIAGLDADAFADVVALMPGWGLRDTLRSSSARFVPTRLSAIPALLTDVLRPDILITRLVRRPRGLQFSSEVSWQSSAISCGAEVFGVIDANAPAASAHEHVDQVRLLGATTEGLAEVPQKEPEPIHFALADEVLRLIPRGARLQYGPGQLGTALLRRARVPLGIDTGLLTDEVVELDRRGLLVGAPSATYLLGTEALYDWADGRKILRGIDYTHDITRLSRGQPLIAVNTAIEIDPLGQINVEGIGEKVVGGIGGHPDYCTGARLSRGGLSIIAVPSVINGRSPLVDHLSRPASTPAYDVDMIVTESGHVDLRGADWAQRRGLITKLFT is encoded by the coding sequence ATGACTGTCGCGTTGGGCGACGGTGTCGGCGCGCTCGGCTGCCTCGATGATGGCACTTCGGTGGGCGCCGCATTGAGCGCAGCGGCCCGTGAGGTGGGGTCGGTGCGCCTAGTCATCGGCTGGCTTCCCACCTCAATCGCCGGCCTGGACGCCGACGCGTTCGCTGACGTCGTGGCGCTGATGCCGGGGTGGGGTTTGCGCGATACGCTGCGCAGCTCGTCGGCACGGTTTGTCCCAACACGGCTATCGGCGATCCCCGCCCTTCTGACCGACGTACTTCGCCCTGACATCCTGATCACCCGGCTGGTTCGACGACCCCGTGGGTTGCAGTTCAGTAGCGAAGTATCTTGGCAGAGTTCCGCGATTAGTTGCGGCGCTGAGGTTTTCGGCGTCATCGACGCCAACGCACCCGCCGCCAGCGCTCACGAACACGTCGACCAAGTTCGCCTGCTCGGCGCGACGACCGAGGGGTTGGCCGAGGTTCCCCAAAAAGAACCTGAGCCGATTCACTTCGCTCTCGCCGATGAGGTGTTGCGTTTGATCCCACGGGGCGCCCGACTCCAGTATGGCCCGGGCCAGTTAGGCACTGCGCTGCTGCGGCGCGCCCGCGTTCCGCTGGGTATCGATACCGGCCTGCTGACTGATGAGGTGGTCGAATTGGACCGGCGGGGGCTGCTCGTGGGCGCGCCGTCGGCAACCTATCTCCTGGGCACCGAAGCGCTGTACGACTGGGCCGATGGTCGCAAGATTCTGCGCGGCATCGACTACACCCACGACATCACTCGTCTGTCGCGCGGTCAACCACTGATCGCGGTGAACACCGCAATCGAGATCGACCCGCTCGGGCAGATCAACGTCGAAGGCATCGGCGAGAAGGTGGTCGGCGGGATCGGTGGACATCCGGACTACTGCACCGGTGCGCGGCTGAGCCGAGGCGGCCTCTCGATCATCGCGGTTCCGTCGGTCATCAACGGCCGTTCGCCGTTGGTCGATCATCTCAGCCGTCCAGCATCAACACCCGCTTACGACGTGGACATGATCGTCACCGAATCCGGCCACGTCGACCTGCGCGGCGCCGACTGGGCACAGCGCCGCGGGCTCATCACCAAGCTTTTCACCTGA